A genomic segment from Spartinivicinus poritis encodes:
- a CDS encoding VOC family protein: MKQSIVHIALVVRDYDEALDFYVSKLKLEIIEDTYQPEQDKRWVVISPPGSNGTTLLLAKASKPEQFDFIGNQSGGRVFLFLNTDDFWRDYHRMVSAGVNFVRPPTEQAYGLVAVFEDLYGNLWDLLQLNPSHPMAARE, from the coding sequence CATATTGCTTTGGTTGTTCGCGACTATGATGAAGCATTAGACTTTTATGTATCCAAGCTAAAACTCGAAATCATTGAAGACACTTATCAACCTGAACAAGATAAACGTTGGGTAGTGATATCTCCACCTGGCTCAAATGGTACAACTTTACTCTTGGCTAAAGCATCAAAGCCAGAGCAGTTTGACTTTATAGGCAATCAGTCGGGTGGCCGTGTTTTTCTATTTCTAAACACAGATGACTTTTGGCGTGATTATCATCGAATGGTATCTGCGGGGGTAAATTTTGTAAGGCCTCCAACAGAGCAAGCATATGGTTTAGTGGCAGTTTTTGAAGATCTTTACGGAAATCTGTGGGACTTATTGCAACTGAACCCCAGCCATCCAATGGCTGCGAGGGAATAA